A genome region from Populus alba chromosome 5, ASM523922v2, whole genome shotgun sequence includes the following:
- the LOC118057043 gene encoding uncharacterized protein: MEHVNITPNLKEQSHQSKPKKTRTIISRFLGFFGFSRKPRSFPEKKPNKIDILPERKKLKRQRSWFPWSWFCIKSPGTKTVPLDSTVPDSKRTPNASKSKRQKPLTSHGTPRQTPARVSSDRAPKERPEQTWYRSEQDIVLENGKPSDHAENPKDGTSKKRLSFRRKIDAIRTGTSQPGSPEVKAKSIRIVSITRSTSSPSLPHEKPATVPNTRGRSWVTAGKPRKENDRPNGKKLDPLVGMSIVVMTLMIMLLWGKLFAILCASAWFYFVPRLRSEDDVKNGLIQREFNLDSDDYKKRVVLEGFLERKGRSIS, encoded by the exons atGGAGCACGTTAATATCACACCAAACCTCAAAGAACAATCCCATCAATCCAAACCCAAAAAGACCAGGACAATAATCAGCCGTTTCCTtggattttttggattttctaggAAACCAAGATCATTTCCCgagaaaaaacccaacaaaattgATATCCtcccagaaagaaagaaattaaagagacAAAGAAGTTGGTTTCCTTGGTCATGGTTTTGCATCAAGAGCCCAGGCACCAAAACAGTCCCCCTGGACTCTACCGTGCCTGACAGTAAGAGAACTCCTAATGCTTCAAAGTCAAAGCGTCAAAAACCCTTAACCAGTCACGGGACGCCCCGTCAAACTCCGGCAAGAGTCAGTTCAGATCGAGCGCCGAAAGAGAGACCGGAGCAG ACATGGTACAGGTCTGAGCAAGACATCGTCCTCGAAAATGGGAAACCTTCGGATCACGCGGAAAATCCAAAGGACGGCACGAGTAAAAAACGGCTGTCCTTTCGCCGGAAAATAGATGCTATAAGAACCGGCACGAGCCAACCCGGTTCACCGGAAGTCAAGGCAAAGTCCATTCGAATCGTATCGATAACCCGATCAACATCCTCCCCCTCACTGCCTCATGAAAAACCAGCAACAGTGCCAAACACGCGGGGGAGATCCTGGGTCACGGCTGGGAAGCCCCGTAAAGAAAACGATCGTCCAAATGGGAAGAAACTTGACCCGTTGGTCGGTATGTCGATTGTTGTTATGACCTTGATGATAATGTTGCTATGGGGCAAATTATTTGCCATTCTTTGTGCCTCCGCTTGGTTCTACTTTGTCCCTCGATTAAGAAGTGAAGACGACGTGAAAAATGGTTTGATTCAAAGAGAATTTAATCTTGATTCCGATGACTATAAGAAGAGAGTGGTCTTAGAGGGATTCCTTGAGCGCAAAGGTCGCTCTATATCATGA